The DNA segment TTAGAGGATAAATTTATGGGTAGTAGAAGATTCGGAGTGTTTTTTAAATCCCCTTTAACTGGGATAGTAGGGGAAACATACGTTAACGGGTCAGTTTCTGAAAGCTTAAAAAACTTAGGTTATATAGGCATAGTTATCCAGGGGTCATCAGATCAGCCAACCTGGCTTTTAATAAATGAAAGCGATGTTATTTTTCACGATGCAAACAGTTTATGGGGGGCGGATGCAGCATCAACTTGTATTGAAATAAGGAAAGAGGTTAAATCTAAAAATCTAGGGGTTCTATCAATAGGACCTGCTGGAGAGAATCTTGTAAGATACGCTTCCATAATCGTTGACGGTAAGTATATGGCTCCCCGCTGCGGCGGTGGAGCGGTTATGGGGTCTAAAAACTTGAAAGCTATTGCAGTTGACAACCCGATAAGCGAATCAGAGAATGAAAACAAAATAAAAGAAGCTGGCTTAATAATAGACCGCATACGCTCAGCTCAAATGGAAAAAGATCGAATAGCGCTTACAGGAGACTTAGCTTTAATAGAATTAGCTAATGAGAGAGGTGTCTTCCCTACAAGGTACTGGAGATACGGGGTTTCAGACAATTATTTAAACTTTAACGCCTCAAAGATAGCCAGCAGCATATTAGAGGAGAGAGAGGGGTGCGGTGACTGCCCTATTAAATGTCGATTTATATGCAGAGATCCTAGCGGAAAACTTGGTGAAAAATATCATTTAACTTATGAAACAGTAAACGCCTTCGCAGGTTTATGCGGCCTCGTAAACGTGGAAGATATAGCTTGCATGAATGGTTTATGTTATAGACTAGGCGTGGACCCAGCCTCTTTAGGTAATATGATAAGCTTCGCTATCGAATTAGCTAGTAAAAGAAAACTTAAAAAAGATCATGCAATAGACTACGGTGACTTGGAGGGAATAAAAAGACTTGCGGAACAGATCTGCTATCGCGGGGAGTTCGGATTCTATTTCTCTGACGGTTTGAGAATAGCTGCTAAAAAGTTGAGTTACAGCGGTCCACTTATAGAGATTAAAGGATTGGAGCCTATAGGTTTAGACCCGCGCGGCTTAAATTTATATCCTCTACTGTTAGGTGTAAGCGAATCTGGTGGAAGCCATGGTAGTTTAAGCTTATTCTCAGAGGAATTAAAAAGTGGCTTTGATAAATATCTTAGAAGATTTGATATAAGTGAAGTGATAGAGTTAACTCATAAAATATGCTTAATTAACACTCTAATGTTATGCGACGTAATATCGCCTTACTTGGATTTACCTTTAATCAGTGATATGGTAACAACGATTTTGGGCATTCAATATAGTACTACTACTCTAAAAATAATAAGTGAGAAAATTATCAGGTTAAACAGGAGTTTTCTCGCAAGAGAAGGTTTAAGAAAAAAAGATGACATACTCCCAGAAATATTCTATGAGCAACCTTTACTAACAGGAGTTTCGAAAGGGAAGGTATTAGACTACGATAAATTCGTAAATAAACTTGAAGAATACTATTCTCGGCTGGCATTGGATAAAGAATGGAGCTCAACTAAAAAAGGTAACTTTTAAAATGTCGCTTTTTTTATTAAAAAATTTAATATTTTCTAGAATTGTCGGCCAAGATTTCTTAAAAATTATTTTTTTAACAGCTTTCAAAGATTTCCCAGAAAGTTTAGATTAATTTTAAATAAGATACGCTAGCCTTGCTGGTAAAGGTGGCTGGTATGAACGGTTTACTTAAATGGTTGATGAAGATAACTGTCAAAAAGTTTTGCGCACCTCTTGAAAAAGCAGTTGAAAACCCTTACGAAGCTCAAGAGAAAATTCTTTTAAAAATCGTGAAAACAAGCAGAAACACTTTTTTCGGTAGAAGACACGATTTCAAATCCATAAATTCGATAGAAGAATATCAGAGAAGGGTACCTGTATTAAAATACTCAGACTATAAGCCTTTAATTAAACGTGTAATTCAAGGTGAAGAAAACGTTTTAACACCTTATAAACCTGTTCATATAGCTCAAACTTCAGGTACAACAGGTAAACCTAAAATTATTCCACTCTCAAAACCTGCTATAAAAGAATTTGGAAGAATGTCCGCTCGAATATTCGCCTCATATATAAATGAAGACAAAGAAAACGCACGGATACTTGATGGAAAATTTCTCTTATTTATGGCTCCTGCGATCGATTACTATATAAATAATATACCGGTGGGGTACATTTCTGGAATAAACGCTGTTAACCAGAATAAAATATTTCAAAAAATGGTTATACCCCCGTTATCTATTCTAAATGAAAAAGACTGGAATATTAAATTTTATAAAACAGCGCAGATAGCTGTTAAAAGCAATATCACACTAGCCGGTGGGGTTACACCCCTACTATTATCTTTATTTCAGAAAATATTAGAAGACTATAATAATGCTCTACCATACGATTACATGAAAAATAACAATTTAGAAGGGTCTCTAACCAAGATATGGCCTAATTTCAAAGTGTTACTACACAGTGGGGTTAACGTGAAACCTTACCTTACTTGGATGCGAAGCATTTTAGGGGAACATGTGAATTTCAGAGACTGCTACGGTGCAACGGAGGGGGTTTTCGCTTTTCAAATAGGAGAAAATAACGGGATGACCCTTAATTTAGACACTTATTTTTACGAGTTCATACCGGCTGATGAGTTAAAAAACGAAGAGCCTAAAAGATATTTAGCAGATGAACTTAAGCGAAACATTAAATATACTATTTTAGTAACTACCTCAAACGGTTTATACTCTTATTTAATATCAGATATCGTGGAAGCCGCCACCTTAAACCCTCTGACTATTCGCGTGGTAGGTAGGCTTAACGGTGAAATAAGTTTAGCCGGTGAGAAAATGGATGAGCGGAGTATCTCAGAAGCCGTTTACGAAGCTATCCTCTATTTTAACCTACAAGTAAACGATTTTACTATTATACCTGTATATGATGGTAAACCTAGGTATAGATTCCTCATAGAGTTTAAGAATCCCCCTCGAAATACAATAGATTTTTTGAAGACGCTCGACCAGTCTTTGAGAAAACACAACCAGATATATAATCAATGCAGACTGATGGGTTTGATAGATAACCCGGAGATGGTGATTCTCCCACTTGGAACGTACCGTAAATTTAAGGAGAAGCAGGCGGCTGAGGGTAAACCTATAGGACAGATGAAAATCCCCAGAGTGGCTTCAAATAGTTTAATAGAAGAGACCGTGAAAGCGACCGGCAAACTAGATGTTTTATCCTACTAGATTACAATTCAAAAACTTGAAAGATACAAGCACCCATTTTATTAGAATCGGGGAGAAACTATTTTTTAAAATATAAGTTACTTGTCGAGGTTTTAAATCAGCTTTAAAAAAGCTATAATTTAAATCGTTAAGATTGTTATTAATTTATTAACAATATTCATCGTTTACCAAAATTAGAGGTTTATGGAATGAAGCTTTATGATTTATATATTATTTACCGAGATGGACGTAATATTCTACATAAAGGTTTCTGCGAGTCTAATTTAGACGCGACTATTATAAGCGGATTTTTAAACGCACTTACAGAGTTCTCGAAAGAAGCTTTACCATCAGATGGATTACTTAACGTGATTGAGAAAGGAAACGTAAAAGTTATCTTCAACCACGGCAGCTTCCTTCTCATGGCGCTGATATGCGAAGCCGTTGATAGAAGAGAAATAATCTATTTAAACAATCGCTTAGCTGAGCTGACTGAACTCTTAGAAACACAATACCGTGAAGTTTTAAAAGATTGGAATGGTGACTTAAACAGTTTTAAAGAGCTGGGGGAAGTTGTCTCTGAAGTTTTCCGCGAAGTTGTGAGGCTAAGCCAACCCCCAAACATAAAAGAGCTAGCTGATAAAAGAAGACTCTACTACTATTCAGTTGACGAAGAAGGTTTTAACATATTCAACACATTCTATAAGGATTCGATAAGTTTCAAAAATTTTTTAAAAACGTTTTCTATACCGGATATATTAGTAAGTCGGCTGATTGACAAATTGAGATCAACTTATTTAACCTTAGACGATATAAAAAACGAGTTTAACATCGACGAGGGCACTCTACTCAGAATTATAAAGAATCTAACTCTAAGAGGGATTATAAGTGTTTGCAGATAATCCACTAGTAGAAGATTTAGATATCCCTAAACTAGCCAGAGGATTAACATCTTATATTAAACGTGTTCTAATCCAAACAACTGTAGCTGAAGGTTTACCTGATATTTTGAACGATTATAAAAGTATTTTAGAACTGGCCAACTACATGAATATTAAGGATTCAAAACTTTTCAGAGAACTAATAATATCCCTTGTGAAACTTGGAGTAGTAGAACAGAAAGGAGATCTCTTTAAGTGGATTGGAGGGGAGGTGAGAGTCACCAGAGAAGAGGAAGAGGTCAAGACTCTAGCTGACCCTTGGATTAAACTATTACAATTATATTTTAAAAAACTACCAGACATGTTAAAAGGTAAAACAAGAATACAGCGTCAGGAGCCAGGGATATGGGATAGCATTTACTCAACACCTTTATACCAAGCTCTGTGGATTAACGCTATGAAGACGTTAAATATAACCTCGGATTCAACAGTTTTAGAGGTGGGTTGTAAAACAGGTTGGAGTACAATAAACCTGCTCAAAACTTATGAACCTAAAAACATTATAGCGGTGGATTTCAACCAAGATTTTTTAAGTGTAGCTGAAGATAATATATCGAATATTCTACCTGATAAAAGGTTTAAAGTAACTTTTATAAGACACGACTTCACCGGCGAAGTGGATTTCACAGGTCTCTTAGGAGACGTTAAACCTGATAAGATTATTGTATCATACTTATTCCACTGGTATAATGAAACAGATTACCTTAATATTATAAGTAATTTAAAGAGGTGTATGGCTGAAAACGCGGATATTGTTTTCCTACAACCTCATATAGCTTATAGGAATCAAACATCCTTCTTCCAGCTCCCATTATATGTAGAAGAAGGTTTTAAAGGTTACCCTCTTCTAGAGACCTTGGCAAATAGTATTATAACAGCTGGGCTCACCACCCCTAAAAGAGAGTTTAATCTTTACTTATATTCAAAAAACAGTTTAGAGAGCGCTAAACCCCTCAAAATATCCGCCGATCCACCGAAATATTGTAAGATTTGTGGGGGTATACTTCAAGAAAACGCCTTTTTCTGCGCTTATTGCCGAAACATCGTTGACTTTAACGTTAACTTACCGTTACTTTGAATTTAAGAGGTGTTCTTTAATTTTAACCGCTAGGTTATAGCTGACCTGAAGCTTCTTAACAATTTCTTCCACTGAATCTTCTAGAAGCGTTTCAAGATCTGCATAAGCTAAGCGGATTCGCTTTTTAACTGATTCGCTTAAACCAGGGATGCTATCCACGGCTGATTTCAGAAGCTGCTTGGATCTTAGTTTTCTATGATAGTTGACAGCGAATCTGTGAGCTTCATCCCTGATATATTGAAGTGTTTTCTTAAACCCAGAATCGTCGGGGAACAGCAAAGGCTCTTTAGAGAGAGGAGTGTAGACTTCATCCTTTTCTTTAGCTAACCCGATTACTGGTATATTTAAACCGTGATCTGTTAAAACATCTAAGGCGGCGTTTAACTGGCCTCTTCCACCGTCAACCACTATTAAATCAGGTGTCTCATCTGAACTTATTCTTTTAAGCCTACGGTTAAGAACCTCTTTAAGCATCTCATAATCGTTTTGCCCCTTAACTGTTTTAATCTTATACATTCGATACCCTTTCTTAAACGGATAGCCGTTCAAGAAAACTACTCTTGATCCAACAGGCTGAGCTCCTCTAATATTTGAAATATCGAAGGCCTCTATTTTAAGCGTGCTATTGTTAAAATTATAGTTTGGGAACAACGCTGCTAAAGTTTTAATGACATCTTCAAGCTGTCTACGGTCTGATAGCTCCTTCATAATATTTCTTTTAAACTCAGCTAAGGCGGCTTCTCTCAACAGAGTTAAATATTCTTCTTCTAAATTTGACTCAGGGTAAGTTACCTTAATATTTTTCTGAGAGAATTCCAGCAGCTGGTTTAATAAAGATATTAGGTTATTATCAGCGGCGTCCACTATTATTTTCACGGGAGTTCTAGAAGTGTTAAAGTATAGTCTTGTAAGCAAAGCCTCATAAATTTCACTGTTAGCGTTGAATTCGCTGACTCTGAATTTATAGTATTCTTGGTTAGCGATCCCTTCGCTGCTAACGGATAACACCCCTATAAGCGCTTGATTGTACTCACGTAGTAATGTTAAGAAATCCATCGCTCCCTCCCCGGTAGGCCGTAGCCTCCGGCTTTCAAGAATCCGTCTAACCGCGAAGAGGCGGTTTCTCATTAAAGCCGCTTTCTCAAATTCTAGTCTAGAAGCCGCTTGCTTCATTTCATTCTCTAAATATGTTAATAACTCTGCGCCTCCTCCTGAAAAAAACATTTTCATATATTTCACTGATT comes from the Candidatus Odinarchaeum yellowstonii genome and includes:
- a CDS encoding class I SAM-dependent methyltransferase, yielding MFADNPLVEDLDIPKLARGLTSYIKRVLIQTTVAEGLPDILNDYKSILELANYMNIKDSKLFRELIISLVKLGVVEQKGDLFKWIGGEVRVTREEEEVKTLADPWIKLLQLYFKKLPDMLKGKTRIQRQEPGIWDSIYSTPLYQALWINAMKTLNITSDSTVLEVGCKTGWSTINLLKTYEPKNIIAVDFNQDFLSVAEDNISNILPDKRFKVTFIRHDFTGEVDFTGLLGDVKPDKIIVSYLFHWYNETDYLNIISNLKRCMAENADIVFLQPHIAYRNQTSFFQLPLYVEEGFKGYPLLETLANSIITAGLTTPKREFNLYLYSKNSLESAKPLKISADPPKYCKICGGILQENAFFCAYCRNIVDFNVNLPLL
- a CDS encoding GH3 auxin-responsive promoter family protein, translating into MNGLLKWLMKITVKKFCAPLEKAVENPYEAQEKILLKIVKTSRNTFFGRRHDFKSINSIEEYQRRVPVLKYSDYKPLIKRVIQGEENVLTPYKPVHIAQTSGTTGKPKIIPLSKPAIKEFGRMSARIFASYINEDKENARILDGKFLLFMAPAIDYYINNIPVGYISGINAVNQNKIFQKMVIPPLSILNEKDWNIKFYKTAQIAVKSNITLAGGVTPLLLSLFQKILEDYNNALPYDYMKNNNLEGSLTKIWPNFKVLLHSGVNVKPYLTWMRSILGEHVNFRDCYGATEGVFAFQIGENNGMTLNLDTYFYEFIPADELKNEEPKRYLADELKRNIKYTILVTTSNGLYSYLISDIVEAATLNPLTIRVVGRLNGEISLAGEKMDERSISEAVYEAILYFNLQVNDFTIIPVYDGKPRYRFLIEFKNPPRNTIDFLKTLDQSLRKHNQIYNQCRLMGLIDNPEMVILPLGTYRKFKEKQAAEGKPIGQMKIPRVASNSLIEETVKATGKLDVLSY
- the uvrC gene encoding excinuclease ABC subunit UvrC produces the protein MNENILNEIQQLPDKTGVYIFFNKNNECIYIGKAKSILKRVLQHYSSKDVKEKQLMSEVETIKFILTLNEVEALILEQRKISELEPKYNVCFKDDKSYPYIKITSEKYPRMLIVRKLKIGEDPTAEFIGPFSNIEDLKKTFNYLRSFFPLANCKNKIVENSRKRPCLQYNIKRCPGPCFQKIDPEEYSKSVKYMKMFFSGGGAELLTYLENEMKQAASRLEFEKAALMRNRLFAVRRILESRRLRPTGEGAMDFLTLLREYNQALIGVLSVSSEGIANQEYYKFRVSEFNANSEIYEALLTRLYFNTSRTPVKIIVDAADNNLISLLNQLLEFSQKNIKVTYPESNLEEEYLTLLREAALAEFKRNIMKELSDRRQLEDVIKTLAALFPNYNFNNSTLKIEAFDISNIRGAQPVGSRVVFLNGYPFKKGYRMYKIKTVKGQNDYEMLKEVLNRRLKRISSDETPDLIVVDGGRGQLNAALDVLTDHGLNIPVIGLAKEKDEVYTPLSKEPLLFPDDSGFKKTLQYIRDEAHRFAVNYHRKLRSKQLLKSAVDSIPGLSESVKKRIRLAYADLETLLEDSVEEIVKKLQVSYNLAVKIKEHLLNSK